A genomic segment from Manduca sexta isolate Smith_Timp_Sample1 chromosome 13, JHU_Msex_v1.0, whole genome shotgun sequence encodes:
- the LOC115443396 gene encoding cystathionine beta-synthase, with the protein MANHVQVKNGIENSRQFFNLKEMSHIVKVLDQNQKVHSDILQAIGNTPLVKLTNIPKQEGIKCDMYAKCEFLNPGGSVKDRIANRMIVDAEKKGLLVAGKSVIIEPTSGNTGIGLALAAAVRGYRCIIVLPEKMSDEKVNTLIALGAEIIRTPTEAAWDSPDSNIMVARRLAKEIPDAVLLDQYNNPCNPLAHYDGTAEEILWSLDDDIDMVVIGAGTSGTISGIGHKIKERCPKCIVVGVDPYGSILAQPEDLNKTDVQIYEVEGIGYDFLPNVLDRTVIDKWIKTEDKASLNMARRLIKEEGLLCGGSSGSAMWGAIQAAKTLKEGQKCVVLLPDNIRNYMTKFISDQWMEVRDFKPTVKRNLQWWENPLRKDIVQPIQTIQHTSTPAEALSMLRKSNAPVLAIVDDKGCITGVFTADNARKRIANLMGSTAEPLQNFSIKKYYKVDVADKPTLGLISRILDIAPFIVVTQSDLLHNEKPLGVVTADDLLLGITAGQANGN; encoded by the exons atggcTAACCATGTGCAAGTGAAAAATGGCATAGAAAATTCAAGAcagtttttcaatttaaaagaaatgtccCACATAGTGAAAGTATT ggaccAAAATCAGAAAGTTCATTCTGATATTCTTCAAGCAATTGGTAATACTCCTCTAGTTAAACTTACCAATATACCCAAACAAGAGGGCATCAAATGTGATATGT ATGCCAAATGTGAATTCCTGAACCCAGGTGGTTCTGTGAAGGACCGCATAGCAAACAGGATGATTGTAGACGCTGAAAAGAAGGGTCTATTAGTAGCAGGCAAATCTGTTATTATTGAGCCTACCTCTGGAAACACAGGCATTGGCCTTGCTCTTGCTGCTGCTGTTAGAG GCTACAGGTGTATAATAGTATTACCGGAAAAAATGTCTGATGAGAAAGTCAACACACTTATTGCGTTGGGTGCCGAGATCATCAGAACGCCGACAGAGGCAGCCTGGGACTCGCCAGATAGTAACATAATGGTAGCGCGTCGTCTCGCTAAAGAAATACCAGACGCTGTACTATTAGATCAG TATAACAATCCTTGCAACCCTCTGGCACATTACGACGGTACTGCAGAAGAGATCCTCTGGTCTTTGGATGATGACATTGATATGGTGGTAATTGGAGCGGGTACCAGCGGCACCATCTCGggtattggacataaaataaaagagcGTTGTCCCAAATGCATCGTAGTCGGCGTGGACCCTTATGGTTCAATTCTGGCTCAGCCTGAAGACTTGAATAAGACTGATGTTCAAATATATGAG GTGGAGGGCATCGGTTACGATTTCCTACCGAATGTCCTCGATCGAACTGTAATTGACAAATGGATCAAAACTGAAGACAAAGCTTCGTTAAACATGGCGCGCAGATTGATAAAGGAAGAAGGATTGCTTTgcg GTGGAAGCAGTGGCTCGGCTATGTGGGGCGCTATTCAAGCAGCGAAAACTTTAAAGGAAGGCCAAAAATGCGTCGTACTACTTCCTGACAATATTCGTAATTACATGACTAAATTTATTTCGGATCAATGGATGGAAGTACGGGATTTCAAGCCTACAGTCAAAAGGAATTTACA ATGGTGGGAAAACCCTCTAAGGAAAGATATAGTTCAGCCAATCCAAACCATACAACACACGAGCACGCCGGCGGAGGCGTTGTCAATGCTACGTAAATCGAACGCTCCCGTGTTAGCTATCGTTGATGACAAAGG TTGCATTACCGGCGTATTTACTGCCGACAACGCCCGTAAGAGAATAGCCAACTTGATGGGATCCACGGCGGAACCTTTACAAAACTTCAGTATCAAAAAGTATTACAAAGTTGACGTCGCTGACAAACCTACTCTTGGATTAATATCTAGAATATTGGACATTGCGCCTTTTATTGTTGTCACTCAATCAG ATCTGCTACATAATGAAAAGCCGTTAGGTGTGGTGACGGCGGATGATCTGTTGTTGGGCATCACAGCAGGACAAGCGAATGGCAATTAA
- the LOC115443397 gene encoding cystathionine beta-synthase, producing the protein MPCNTSGRHRGKIYDNILQTIGDTPLVRLNRIPKDHGLECEVYAKCEFLNPGGSIKDRISYTMVLEAEKAGVAKPKTTRFVEPTSGNTGIGMALTAAVRGYGCTIVTPDKNSDEKMNTISLLGAQVVQTPAMAPWDSPESFVSVTKKMLAEDPNAISLDQYKNDVNPWTHYEYTAEEILSLVPDLDMIVIGAGTGGTVSGVAKKVKERRPDCVVVVVDPKGSIIFDEGRPNLYFVEGIGGDFVPDVLDKSLIDIIEKPNDYDAFNMSREIIKKEGLLCGGSSGAAMISTIRAVKKLKLGAGKRVVVILPDGIRNYMTKFVTDQWMEAHLFKEPPEREFMWWDRCISNLTINRSVPLVKEQCSCIAALAAMGSENSVALVINDEGFFKGVLTKNSLRSEATNPKKSGNIDFKEPVNRHMIKTYYKIVENRGNPTIGLASRILDITPFVIIVEAYYNTNNKTQLKGYIPKGIVTPEHVLDYIIEHQNKL; encoded by the exons ATGCCCTGCAATACAAG CGGTCGTCACCGGGGTAAAATCTATGACAACATACTACAAACTATAGGTGACACACCTTTAGTTAGACTCAATAGAATCCCCAAGGACCACGGATTAGAATGTGAAgtat ATGCAAAATGTGAATTTCTTAACCCAGGAGGCTCTATCAAAGATCGTATATCTTACACGATGGTATTAGAAGCAGAGAAGGCCGGTGTTGCTAAACCAAAGACTACTAGATTCGTTGAGCCTACATCCGGTAATACCGGTATCGGCATGGCTCTGACAGCAGCAGTCCGcg GATACGGATGTACAATTGTAACTCCAGATAAAAACTCTGATGAAAAAATGAACACCATTAGCCTCCTGGGAGCCCAGGTAGTTCAGACTCCTGCAATGGCGCCGTGGGATAGCCCTGAAAGCTTCGTTTCTGTTACGAAAAAAATGTTGGCTGAGGATCCTAACGCCATTTCATTGGATCAG TATAAAAACGACGTGAACCCATGGACTCACTACGAATACACTGCGGAAGAAATATTGTCTTTAGTTCCCGACTTGGACATGATAGTTATAGGCGCTGGAACTGGTGGAACCGTTAGCGGCGTGGCCAAGAAAGTCAAAGAAAGACGCCCCGACTGCGTAGTCGTCGTGGTAGACCCTAAAGGTTCAATAATATTTGATGAAGGTCGTCCTAACTTATACTTT GTGGAAGGCATTGGGGGTGATTTTGTACCGGATGTTTTAGACAAGTCCTTAATTGACATCATTGAAAAACCAAATGATTATGATGCCTTTAACATGTCacgagaaataattaaaaaagaaggcTTATTGTGCG GCGGCAGCAGTGGAGCAGCTATGATATCAACAATACGAGCGGTAAAAAAACTTAAGCTCGGAGCGGGTAAACGTGTGGTAGTTATTCTACCCGATGGAATCCGTAACTATATGACAAAATTTGTCACCGACCAGTGGATGGAGGCACATCTATTCAAGGAACCACCTGAACGCGAATTCAT GTGGTGGGACAGATGCATTTCAAATTTGACTATAAACCGATCTGTGCCTCTGGTGAAAGAACAATGTTCGTGCATAGCCGCGCTTGCTGCAATGGGATCAGAAAACAGTGTAGCTTTGGTTATCAACGATGAAGG gTTTTTCAAAGGCGTGTTGACCAAAAACAGTTTAAGATCAGAAGCTACGAATCCTAAAAAGTCTGGTAACATCGATTTCAAGGAGCCCGTAAACCGACATATGATcaaaacatattacaaaatagtaGAAAACAGAGGGAATCCAACCATCGGACTAGCTTCACGAATACTGGATATAACGCCATTTGTTATCATTGTGGAAGCATATTACAACACAAACAATAAAACTCAACTTAAAG gttaCATTCCAAAAGGCATTGTAACACCAGAACATGTACTGGATTATATAATTGAGcaccaaaataaattataa
- the LOC115443390 gene encoding putative uncharacterized protein DDB_G0282133 isoform X2, translating into MKMTGSRAYTRPTPVPKMPPGLVELMEGMTKEVLRCNTTNVYEFCAAHMQKLLEIRDGPTGKRTLNLEQKISKAQAIIKQRAQDRQRKYDKEMQLLSKIDDKDNKLPPQSTLIKAPVTHELFSNRLDEIEISHNSLANPFNCEENNEIIKSEELFPVTKEATISVDQNVNQTINELESNSTAIDIKKIESNLDKSFDVLPATLTNASECINISGSHDSSKVFKIPGLSKNVEEKNNNNMAVNEAEVEYIPPAVETPEKNEIRENNVGIPPITQNIKSYSSQYSIDNKEIKLDENKSNIKDIKIKEETENNISVISEVDLFDDKISKIPANRQSVPEDNLTNGMITVEATYNLTKNDNISTSMSKNNENDFGTSINYADDNIKSHVTENHKVEIDNNLTGVTDVASSTFDIATNLNQKNSELQFLNKGNVKRTEQDDENHGESEIDEYNKHSYLSSNSIHPATDISPENPTGIVSSDDRGTNNMDLETAAITIQKVFRSFLFKSRASNDDTSSIDEDNKEANGYSSSNSTKERRSLGITRMDTMLQTVNEEKSLSLSTDDSSTLSSAATIIQAHIRGFLVRNKLNSNKTTSTNSILNSDDPVTSSPDNETNQNQNNNRTVLNIHIVPEGNMPSLSHDESIVTSMDMSLDGSPLSSINLHPLGYDKSEPRKQLKREDAIQSISPPSNNSGKLSEDVDSTKEVLISGAITNDNNLASDNDHTDKTTIVPDVSVIQDDPVESLEVSVPDSTTNITRKKNSLTKMSSDEMDVVTPFTSDNSQHLPESSNITKLMHSGELHDVVLPTNVSRSSTSVVRGE; encoded by the exons ATGAAAATGACTGGATCTCGTGCATATACAAGGCCAACGCCTGTGCCGAAAATGCCGCCAGGATTAGTGGAGTTGATGGAAGGCATGACAAAGGAAGTTCTCAGATGTAATACAACCAACGTTTATGAATTTTGTGCCGCGCATATGCAAAAACTGCTGGAAATAAGGGATGGACCCa CTGGAAAACGGActttaaatttggaacaaaaaatatcaaaggcTCAAGCTATAATCAAACAGCGTGCTCAAGATCGGCAGCGAAAATATGACAAGGAAATGCAATTGTTAAGCAAAATAGATGACAAAGATAATAAACTACCGCCGCAATCTACTTTAATTAAAGCGCCGGTTACTCACGAATTATTTTCTAATCGCCTTGACGAAATCGAAATATCTCATAATTCTCTCGCAAATCCATTTAATTgtgaagaaaataatgaaattataaaatccgAAGAATTATTTCCCGTCACAAAGGAAGCAACAATATCAGTTGATCAGAATGTAAATCAAACAATAAATGAATTAGAAAGTAATAGCACTGcaatcgatataaaaaaaattgagtctAACCTAGACAAAAGTTTTGATGTTCTACCCGCTACACTAACCAATGCATCTGAATGCATAAATATTTCTGGATCTCACGACAGcagtaaagtatttaaaattccaGGACTTTCTAAAAATGtagaagaaaaaaacaataacaatatggCAGTGAATGAAGCTGAGGTAGAATATATTCCACCGGCAGTTGAAACGCCCGAGAAAAATGAGATAAGAGAAAATAATGTGGGGATACCGCCCATAACTCAAAATATTAAGTCATATTCGTCACAATATTCAATAgacaataaagaaattaaacttgatgaaaataaaagcaatatcaaggatattaaaataaaagaagaaacggaaaataatatttctgttaTCTCAGAAGTTGATTTATTTGATGACAAGATATCTAAAATACCTGCCAATAGACAATCCGTACCTGAAGATAACCTTACCAACGGTATGATTACAGTAGAAGCTACGTATAATCTTactaaaaatgataatatatcaACGTCCATGTCTAAGaataatgaaaatgattttgGGACTTCTATAAATTACGctgatgataatattaaatcacatGTTACAGAAAACCACAAAGTAGAAATTGATAATAACCTAACTGGTGTCACTGATGTCGCTAGTTCTACATTTGATATTGCAACTAACTTAAACCAAAAGAATTCTGAATTGCAATTTTTGAATAAAGGTAATGTAAAGAGGACTGAACAAGATGATGAAAATCATGGAGAATCTGAAATTGACGAATATAATAAGCATTCATATTTGAGCAGTAATAGTATACATCCAGCAACAGATATTTCTCCTGAAAACCCTACAGGAATTGTCTCAAGCGATGATCGTGGAACAAATAACATGGACCTCGAAACTGCAGCTATTACAATTCAAAAAGTTTTTCGTTCATTTCTCTTTAAAAGCAGAGCTTCTAATGATGATACTAGTTCTATAGACGAAGATAATAag GAAGCAAATGGTTATTCTAGTTCCAATTCGACAAAGGAAAGAAGATCGTTGGGTATAACTAGAATGGACACCATGCTACAAACAGTTAACGAAGAGAAATCTTTATCTTTATCTACTGATGATTCTTCCACACTATCCAGTGCGGCTACTATAATACAAGCGCATATCCGGGGCTTTTTAGTGAGAAACAAACTAAACTCGAACAAAACTACTTCTACAAATTCGATATTGAACTCTGATGATCCAGTTACGTCATCGCCTGACAATGAAACTAATCagaatcaaaacaataatagaACTGTGCTTAATATACATATTGTGCCTGAAGGCAATATGCCATCGTTAAGTCATGATGAAAGTATTGTAACATCCATGGATATGTCCTTAGATGGCAGTCCTCTCTCGTCAATAAATTTACATCCACTTGGGTATGATAAAAGTGAACCAAGAAAACAGTTAAAGAGAGAAGATGCGATTCAATCGATATCTCCGCCCAGTAATAATAGTGGCAAATTAAGCGAGGATGTCGATTCCACAAAAGAAGTGCTAATTAGTGGTGCGATTAccaatgataataatttagcAAGTGACAATGATCACACTGATAAAACTACTATTGTACCTGATGTTTCTGTCATCCAAGATGACCCTGTCGAATCTTTAGAGGTTAGCGTTCCAGATTCTACAACAAATATTACACGTAAGAAGAACTCTTTAACAAAAATGAGTTCAGACGAAATGGATGTTGTGACTCCATTCACATCAGATAATAGTCAACATTTGCCAGAATCTAGCAATATTACTAAATTGATGCATTCCGGGGAACTTCATGATGTAGTGCTTCCAACAAACGTGTCGCGCAGTAGCACATCAGTCGTCCGTGGTGAGTGA
- the LOC115443392 gene encoding serine/threonine-protein phosphatase 2A 56 kDa regulatory subunit epsilon isoform — protein MSSGTFVDRIDPFAKRSLKKKTKKSQGSSRYRNTQDVELQALPLLKDVPSSEQEELFIRKLRQCCVAFDFMDPVADLKGKEIKRATLNELVEYITGGRGVLTEPVYPEIIKMISANLFRTLPPSENPDFDPEEDDPTLEASWPHLQLVYEFFLRFLESTDFQPTIGKKVIDQKFVLQLLDLFDSEDPRERDFLKTVLHRIYGKFLGLRAFIRKQINNIFLRFVYETEHFNGVGELLEILGSIINGFALPLKSEHKQFLVKVLLPLHKVKCLSLYHAQLAYCVVQFLEKDATLTEPVVRGLLKFWPKTCSQKEVMFLGEIEEILDVIEPAQFAKIQEPLFRQIAKCVSSPHFQVAERALYFWNNEYIMSLMEENNHVIMPIMFPALYRISKEHWNQTIVALVYNVLKTFMEMNSKLFDELTASYKAERQKEKKREKERDELWKRLGELEIGHKRQAAAPLAPLAK, from the exons ATGTTCCCAGCAGCGAGCAAGAGGAACTGTTTATTCGAAAGCTCAGACAATGCTGTGTGGCTTTTGACTTCATGGATCCTGTTGCTGACCTGAAAGGCAAGGAGATCAAACGGGCCACTCTCAACGAGCTGGTTGAGTACATCACTGGTGGTCGCGGTGTGCTCACTGAGCCTGTCTACCCAGAgattataaaaatg ATATCGGCCAACTTATTCCGCACTTTACCGCCAAGCGAAAATCCTGATTTTGACCCTGAGGAGGATGACCCGACTTTGGAGGCGTCCTGGCCTCACCTTCAACTAGTCTACGAGTTCTTCCTGCGCTTCCTTGAGTCAACTGATTTTCAACCCACTATTGGCAAAAAAGTCATTGACCAAAAATTTGTACTGCAg CTTTTAGATTTGTTCGATTCAGAAGACCCGCGTGAGCGAGATTTTCTGAAAACGGTGCTCCATCGCATCTATGGCAAGTTCTTGGGCTTGCGAGCATTCATACGAAAACAaatcaacaatatatttttgcgaTTTGTCTACGAAACTGAACATTTTAACGGTGTGGGAGAACTGCTAGAAATATTGGGAAG TATAATAAACGGTTTCGCCCTGCCCCTGAAGAGCGAGCACAAACAGTTCCTGGTGAAGGTGTTACTGCCGTTGCACAAGGTGAAGTGTCTGTCGCTGTACCACGCGCAGCTCGCCTACTGCGTCGTGCAGTTCCTGGAGAAGGACGCCACGCTCACCGAGCCCGTGGTGCGAGGGCTGCTGAAGTTTTGGCCGAAAACGTGTTCACAGAAAGAG GTGATGTTTTTGGGTGAAATTGAGGAAATACTGGACGTGATTGAGCCTGCACAATTTGCAAAAATACAAGAGCCCTTGTTCAGACAAATAGCGAAATGTGTGTCCAGTCCCCATTTTCAG gtTGCTGAAAGGgcattatatttttggaataatgaATACATTATGTCTTTAATGGAAGAGAATAACCATGTTATTATGCCAATAATGTTTCCTGCTTTATATCGAATTAGTAAGGAGCACTGGAATCAGACTATTGTTGCGCTTGTCTATAATGTGCTTAAGACCTTTATGGAGATGAATTCAAAACTCTTTGACGAACTAACTGCTAGCTACAAAGCAGAACGGCAGAa AGAGAAGAAGCGAGAGAAGGAGCGCGACGAATTGTGGAAGCGGCTGGGCGAGCTGGAGATCGGCCACAAGCGGCAGGCCGCCGCCCCGCTCGCCCCGCTCGCCAAGTGA
- the LOC115443395 gene encoding polyglutamine-binding protein 1 — protein MPLPPALAARLAKRGLLKPTTEVNDVPVPQVNEEIIAEDYDNKPEEQNNEKFWEGIEGVNVDPIKGHKGCPNKSNIYHECSKYCVKRWKQGHVPDEEYLEIKRKVLELWPLPPGWEEVYDEGYGQHYFWNIHNNLVTWFPPAHSRAVPTESAAHLREERLMKEGDESDDSSEASDQEVPQQNHKEKRRDRKEKDKDMVHHRDKKRPRVKDNDLDPMDPAAYSDVPRGNWTSGLDTHAKTGVDTTASGSLYQMRPYPTPGAILAANAKQHSPPLSP, from the coding sequence ATGCCTTTACCGCCGGCATTAGCTGCACGTCTTGCCAAAAGAGGATTATTAAAACCAACAACCGAAGTCAACGATGTACCCGTCCCGCAAGTTAACGAAGAGATTATAGCAGAGGACTACGACAACAAGCCAGAAgaacaaaataatgaaaaattctGGGAAGGAATAGAAGGCGTTAATGTTGATCCCATTAAAGGTCACAAAGGTTGTCCCAACAAAAGCAACATATACCATGAGTGCTCCAAATATTGCGTTAAACGCTGGAAACAAGGTCATGTGCCAGATGAAgaatatttggaaataaaacgcAAAGTTTTAGAATTGTGGCCTCTTCCGCCTGGATGGGAGGAAGTTTATGATGAGGGATATGGACAACATTACTTCTGgaacattcataataatttagttaCATGGTTTCCACCGGCACATTCTCGCGCGGTGCCCACTGAAAGTGCAGCTCACTTGCGTGAAGAGCGTTTAATGAAAGAAGGTGATGAGAGTGATGACAGTAGTGAAGCATCTGATCAGGAAGTTCCACAACAAAACCACAAGGAAAAGCGACGGGACAGAAAAGAAAAGGATAAAGACATGGTACATCACAGAGATAAGAAACGGCCAAGGGTCAAGGACAATGATTTAGATCCAATGGACCCGGCTGCATATTCTGATGTCCCTAGGGGCAATTGGACTTCAGGCCTTGACACACATGCTAAGACCGGAGTGGACACAACTGCTTCAGGGTCCTTGTACCAAATGCGCCCCTACCCAACGCCTGGAGCCATTTTAGCAGCAAATGCTAAACAACATTCACCCCCATTGTcaccttag
- the LOC115443390 gene encoding putative uncharacterized protein DDB_G0282133 isoform X1, translated as MKMTGSRAYTRPTPVPKMPPGLVELMEGMTKEVLRCNTTNVYEFCAAHMQKLLEIRDGPTGKRTLNLEQKISKAQAIIKQRAQDRQRKYDKEMQLLSKIDDKDNKLPPQSTLIKAPVTHELFSNRLDEIEISHNSLANPFNCEENNEIIKSEELFPVTKEATISVDQNVNQTINELESNSTAIDIKKIESNLDKSFDVLPATLTNASECINISGSHDSSKVFKIPGLSKNVEEKNNNNMAVNEAEVEYIPPAVETPEKNEIRENNVGIPPITQNIKSYSSQYSIDNKEIKLDENKSNIKDIKIKEETENNISVISEVDLFDDKISKIPANRQSVPEDNLTNGMITVEATYNLTKNDNISTSMSKNNENDFGTSINYADDNIKSHVTENHKVEIDNNLTGVTDVASSTFDIATNLNQKNSELQFLNKGNVKRTEQDDENHGESEIDEYNKHSYLSSNSIHPATDISPENPTGIVSSDDRGTNNMDLETAAITIQKVFRSFLFKSRASNDDTSSIDEDNKEANGYSSSNSTKERRSLGITRMDTMLQTVNEEKSLSLSTDDSSTLSSAATIIQAHIRGFLVRNKLNSNKTTSTNSILNSDDPVTSSPDNETNQNQNNNRTVLNIHIVPEGNMPSLSHDESIVTSMDMSLDGSPLSSINLHPLGYDKSEPRKQLKREDAIQSISPPSNNSGKLSEDVDSTKEVLISGAITNDNNLASDNDHTDKTTIVPDVSVIQDDPVESLEVSVPDSTTNITRKKNSLTKMSSDEMDVVTPFTSDNSQHLPESSNITKLMHSGELHDVVLPTNVSRSSTSVVREFKAVLVYFLIWNK; from the exons ATGAAAATGACTGGATCTCGTGCATATACAAGGCCAACGCCTGTGCCGAAAATGCCGCCAGGATTAGTGGAGTTGATGGAAGGCATGACAAAGGAAGTTCTCAGATGTAATACAACCAACGTTTATGAATTTTGTGCCGCGCATATGCAAAAACTGCTGGAAATAAGGGATGGACCCa CTGGAAAACGGActttaaatttggaacaaaaaatatcaaaggcTCAAGCTATAATCAAACAGCGTGCTCAAGATCGGCAGCGAAAATATGACAAGGAAATGCAATTGTTAAGCAAAATAGATGACAAAGATAATAAACTACCGCCGCAATCTACTTTAATTAAAGCGCCGGTTACTCACGAATTATTTTCTAATCGCCTTGACGAAATCGAAATATCTCATAATTCTCTCGCAAATCCATTTAATTgtgaagaaaataatgaaattataaaatccgAAGAATTATTTCCCGTCACAAAGGAAGCAACAATATCAGTTGATCAGAATGTAAATCAAACAATAAATGAATTAGAAAGTAATAGCACTGcaatcgatataaaaaaaattgagtctAACCTAGACAAAAGTTTTGATGTTCTACCCGCTACACTAACCAATGCATCTGAATGCATAAATATTTCTGGATCTCACGACAGcagtaaagtatttaaaattccaGGACTTTCTAAAAATGtagaagaaaaaaacaataacaatatggCAGTGAATGAAGCTGAGGTAGAATATATTCCACCGGCAGTTGAAACGCCCGAGAAAAATGAGATAAGAGAAAATAATGTGGGGATACCGCCCATAACTCAAAATATTAAGTCATATTCGTCACAATATTCAATAgacaataaagaaattaaacttgatgaaaataaaagcaatatcaaggatattaaaataaaagaagaaacggaaaataatatttctgttaTCTCAGAAGTTGATTTATTTGATGACAAGATATCTAAAATACCTGCCAATAGACAATCCGTACCTGAAGATAACCTTACCAACGGTATGATTACAGTAGAAGCTACGTATAATCTTactaaaaatgataatatatcaACGTCCATGTCTAAGaataatgaaaatgattttgGGACTTCTATAAATTACGctgatgataatattaaatcacatGTTACAGAAAACCACAAAGTAGAAATTGATAATAACCTAACTGGTGTCACTGATGTCGCTAGTTCTACATTTGATATTGCAACTAACTTAAACCAAAAGAATTCTGAATTGCAATTTTTGAATAAAGGTAATGTAAAGAGGACTGAACAAGATGATGAAAATCATGGAGAATCTGAAATTGACGAATATAATAAGCATTCATATTTGAGCAGTAATAGTATACATCCAGCAACAGATATTTCTCCTGAAAACCCTACAGGAATTGTCTCAAGCGATGATCGTGGAACAAATAACATGGACCTCGAAACTGCAGCTATTACAATTCAAAAAGTTTTTCGTTCATTTCTCTTTAAAAGCAGAGCTTCTAATGATGATACTAGTTCTATAGACGAAGATAATAag GAAGCAAATGGTTATTCTAGTTCCAATTCGACAAAGGAAAGAAGATCGTTGGGTATAACTAGAATGGACACCATGCTACAAACAGTTAACGAAGAGAAATCTTTATCTTTATCTACTGATGATTCTTCCACACTATCCAGTGCGGCTACTATAATACAAGCGCATATCCGGGGCTTTTTAGTGAGAAACAAACTAAACTCGAACAAAACTACTTCTACAAATTCGATATTGAACTCTGATGATCCAGTTACGTCATCGCCTGACAATGAAACTAATCagaatcaaaacaataatagaACTGTGCTTAATATACATATTGTGCCTGAAGGCAATATGCCATCGTTAAGTCATGATGAAAGTATTGTAACATCCATGGATATGTCCTTAGATGGCAGTCCTCTCTCGTCAATAAATTTACATCCACTTGGGTATGATAAAAGTGAACCAAGAAAACAGTTAAAGAGAGAAGATGCGATTCAATCGATATCTCCGCCCAGTAATAATAGTGGCAAATTAAGCGAGGATGTCGATTCCACAAAAGAAGTGCTAATTAGTGGTGCGATTAccaatgataataatttagcAAGTGACAATGATCACACTGATAAAACTACTATTGTACCTGATGTTTCTGTCATCCAAGATGACCCTGTCGAATCTTTAGAGGTTAGCGTTCCAGATTCTACAACAAATATTACACGTAAGAAGAACTCTTTAACAAAAATGAGTTCAGACGAAATGGATGTTGTGACTCCATTCACATCAGATAATAGTCAACATTTGCCAGAATCTAGCAATATTACTAAATTGATGCATTCCGGGGAACTTCATGATGTAGTGCTTCCAACAAACGTGTCGCGCAGTAGCACATCAGTCGTCCGTG AATTCAAGGCCGTACtcgtttattttttgatttggaataaataa